The following coding sequences lie in one Fusobacteriaceae bacterium genomic window:
- a CDS encoding TonB family protein translates to MKYILISLLVHALLFLRPGIPEYFRIHAEKPDRIPVTLREAVEDPGSEAVMEPLAAPGPIPEPEPRLEPEPIPEPEPQPEPEPIPEPEPQSEPKPKPEPEPRPEPSKVKPERKPEPKLTENKTRKRVPEKKRPAPPTEAGFSGNRNISVGQDGIPVAHSPEGIAYQILRQHEPAYPARAEQMRISGTVSVTAKFLVGLSGNVEQILILSGNKGLGFDDEVTAALRRWKFRPVYYQNRNIKVWFTKTFRFLPKR, encoded by the coding sequence TCGGATACACGCGGAAAAACCGGACCGGATTCCCGTGACGCTTCGAGAAGCCGTGGAAGATCCCGGATCGGAGGCTGTTATGGAACCCCTTGCGGCGCCCGGGCCGATACCTGAACCCGAGCCGCGACTTGAACCCGAGCCGATACCTGAACCTGAGCCGCAGCCTGAACCCGAGCCGATACCTGAACCCGAACCACAGTCTGAACCCAAGCCGAAGCCTGAACCCGAGCCACGGCCTGAGCCAAGCAAAGTCAAACCCGAGCGGAAACCGGAGCCCAAATTAACCGAGAACAAAACGCGGAAGCGCGTTCCGGAAAAAAAGCGCCCCGCGCCGCCCACGGAAGCGGGTTTTTCGGGAAACCGGAATATCAGCGTGGGACAGGACGGGATTCCCGTCGCGCATTCTCCCGAAGGCATCGCCTATCAAATCCTGCGTCAGCATGAGCCGGCTTATCCGGCGAGAGCCGAGCAAATGCGTATTTCCGGAACGGTTTCCGTCACGGCGAAATTTCTGGTCGGTTTGTCCGGGAATGTGGAGCAGATTCTGATTCTTTCAGGAAACAAGGGACTCGGATTTGACGACGAAGTGACCGCGGCGCTCCGCCGGTGGAAGTTCCGTCCGGTGTATTATCAAAACCGTAACATCAAAGTCTGGTTTACAAAGACATTCCGATTTTTACCCAAACGATAG